A genomic region of uncultured Roseibium sp. contains the following coding sequences:
- a CDS encoding LysR substrate-binding domain-containing protein, which yields MINITLKQLRYFEALARHGHFGKAADACAISQPALSMQIKEMEEALGASLIERGPRQVRLTHFGEVAVERARDILRAAEELGDLARASRDRLVGRLRIGVIPTIAPYLLPRVIGALSEQHPELEIHVRETVTPKLIQELGEGKLDTAIVALPVSEGSLAETPLFSEAFMLVRSSSDADAPMPSADRLREMRLLLLEEGHCFRDQALSFCNLPSGPPREVLDASSLSTLVQMVSAGMGVTLIPEMAVPVETRSASVSVCRFEDPEPTRTVGMVWRKSSPLAGQLGEIAEIVRTCC from the coding sequence ATGATAAATATCACGCTGAAACAACTCCGGTATTTTGAAGCCCTGGCCCGTCACGGTCACTTCGGAAAAGCGGCGGATGCCTGTGCGATTTCGCAACCGGCCCTGTCGATGCAGATCAAGGAAATGGAGGAAGCGCTCGGTGCTTCCCTGATCGAACGCGGCCCCCGGCAGGTCAGACTGACGCATTTCGGTGAAGTCGCCGTCGAGCGCGCCCGCGACATCCTGCGCGCCGCAGAAGAGCTCGGCGATCTGGCCCGGGCCTCGCGTGACCGGCTTGTCGGGCGGCTGCGCATCGGCGTGATCCCGACGATCGCGCCCTACCTGCTTCCGCGCGTTATCGGAGCCTTGTCCGAACAGCATCCCGAGCTTGAGATCCATGTGCGCGAAACGGTCACGCCAAAGCTCATTCAGGAACTCGGGGAAGGCAAGCTGGACACGGCGATCGTCGCCCTGCCCGTTTCCGAAGGTTCTCTCGCGGAGACACCGCTGTTCAGCGAAGCCTTCATGCTGGTCCGCTCGTCCAGCGATGCGGACGCGCCCATGCCCAGCGCCGACAGGCTGCGGGAAATGCGGCTTCTGCTGCTTGAGGAAGGCCATTGTTTTCGCGACCAGGCCCTGTCCTTCTGCAACCTGCCTTCCGGCCCGCCGCGTGAAGTGCTCGATGCCAGTTCGCTGTCCACGCTGGTCCAGATGGTCAGCGCCGGCATGGGGGTGACGCTCATTCCGGAAATGGCCGTCCCGGTCGAAACCCGTTCGGCCTCCGTTTCCGTGTGCCGCTTCGAAGATCCCGAACCCACACGGACTGTCGGCATGGTCTGGCGCAAATCCAGCCCGCTGGCGGGTCAGCTTGGCGAAATCGCGGAGATCGTCAGGACCTGCTGCTAG
- a CDS encoding serine hydrolase, whose translation MLRTLSFAIGMTVSSAAVSTDLLPPDSGFLEQVAAFGITQENWDSGEFAAVTFPQAYRFTRHYEISAGDAVAPEQWRDENGALDLAALTARDADGVHDLQTILRDRLLNHSMVVLKGDRLLHQHFWDGMTPASTHLDMSVTKSFTATLAGIAAAEGLLDMSKPVEHYLPEYAATAFGGVSVQDVADMNSGLDIPTPPFMSWDPKFTQSQEWNGPNDSGLSGINEYLQTLSERKYEPGTHYQYQDPNTELLGLVTEKVTGTGLAAFMQERLWSRLGVEGNAYWMADPRGYTVASGGLNMRTRDLARVGRMFLNDGKNHLGEQIVPKSFLDAIWEGNDRVRAAWSVGKEAALASDGWYKDQIRILNIKGHKMMVFIGIHGQVLVMKKETGTVIAMNGGYPQTETVRMNTLLFLEVVPALLDATSSL comes from the coding sequence ATGCTCAGAACGCTTTCGTTTGCAATTGGAATGACGGTGTCGTCAGCCGCAGTCTCCACGGACCTACTGCCTCCGGACTCCGGTTTTCTGGAACAGGTTGCAGCGTTCGGCATCACGCAGGAAAACTGGGACAGCGGCGAATTCGCTGCCGTCACGTTTCCGCAGGCCTACCGGTTCACAAGGCACTACGAAATCAGCGCCGGTGATGCGGTCGCGCCCGAACAATGGCGGGACGAGAACGGGGCGCTTGATCTCGCGGCTCTGACTGCCAGAGATGCCGATGGCGTCCATGACCTGCAGACAATCCTGCGCGACAGGCTGCTCAATCATTCGATGGTGGTGCTGAAGGGCGACCGGCTGCTGCATCAGCATTTCTGGGACGGGATGACGCCGGCCTCGACCCATCTCGACATGTCGGTGACCAAATCGTTCACGGCGACACTGGCCGGCATCGCGGCCGCCGAAGGGCTGCTCGACATGAGCAAACCCGTGGAACACTACCTTCCGGAATATGCGGCGACCGCGTTTGGCGGTGTGTCTGTGCAGGATGTCGCCGACATGAATTCCGGGCTTGATATCCCCACGCCGCCGTTCATGTCGTGGGATCCGAAGTTCACGCAGTCGCAGGAATGGAACGGTCCGAACGACAGCGGTCTGTCGGGCATCAACGAGTATCTGCAGACCTTGTCCGAGCGGAAATACGAACCGGGGACCCATTACCAGTATCAGGATCCGAATACGGAATTGCTGGGTCTCGTGACCGAAAAGGTGACGGGAACCGGCCTTGCCGCGTTCATGCAGGAGCGTTTGTGGTCAAGGCTCGGGGTTGAGGGCAACGCCTACTGGATGGCCGATCCGCGCGGTTACACGGTGGCCTCCGGCGGGTTGAACATGCGCACGCGCGACCTGGCGCGTGTCGGCCGCATGTTCCTGAATGATGGCAAGAACCATCTCGGTGAGCAGATCGTGCCGAAGTCGTTCCTGGATGCAATCTGGGAAGGCAACGACCGGGTCAGGGCAGCCTGGTCCGTCGGCAAGGAGGCCGCGCTTGCGTCCGACGGCTGGTACAAGGACCAGATCAGGATCCTGAACATCAAGGGCCACAAGATGATGGTCTTCATCGGAATTCATGGTCAGGTGCTGGTCATGAAAAAGGAAACGGGAACCGTCATCGCCATGAATGGCGGTTATCCGCAGACGGAGACCGTTCGGATGAACACGCTTCTTTTCCTCGAAGTCGTCCCGGCGCTTCTGGACGCGACCAGCAGCCTGTGA
- the katG gene encoding catalase/peroxidase HPI — protein sequence MDAKVDKAGGCPVMHGGNTSMEKPVTKWWPNALNLDILHQHGARTNPMDPDFSFREAAKGLDHEAVKADVRALMTDSQDWWPADWGHYGGLMIRLAWHSAGSYRMQDGRGGAGSGNIRFAPLNSWPDNASLDKARRLLWPVKKKYGNALSWADLIILAGNMAYESMGFKTFGFGFGREDIWGPETDVYWGSEQEWLAPSENRYDNLDDASTLENPLAAVHMGLIYVNPEGVNGNPDPVKTGAHIRETFKRMAMNDEETAALTCGGHTVGKAHGRGAVDKIGVEPEATGVEAQGLGWSNPGQDGKATNAFTSGIEGAWTKEPTKFDMGYFDYLFNYEWELTKSPAGAWQWKPVDMPEGEKPVDATDPSIRHDPMMTDADMAMKMDPVYNEICRKFMEDEAYFRDTFARAWFKLTHRDMGPRANYLGPDVPAEDLIWQDPVPAGSTSYDVDAVKAKIAASGLSAADMIATAWDSARTFRGSDKRGGANGARIRLAPQKDWEGNEPARLARVLAALEPIAAESGASLADVIVLAGNVGVEQAIKAAGFDTTVPFSAGRGDATDAQTDAESFEVLEPLADGFRNWEKKDYAVSPEEMMLDRAQLLGLTGQEMTVLVGGLRVIGANHGGSKHGVFTGREGALTTDFFVNLTDMSNSWLPASDGTYEIRDRQLNTLKWTATSADLVFGSNSILRAYAEVYAQDDNQAKFVKDFVAAWTKVMNADRFDLA from the coding sequence ATGGACGCAAAAGTCGACAAAGCGGGCGGATGCCCGGTCATGCACGGCGGTAACACGTCAATGGAAAAGCCGGTTACGAAATGGTGGCCGAATGCGCTCAACCTCGACATCCTGCATCAGCACGGAGCCCGGACCAACCCGATGGATCCGGATTTCAGTTTCCGCGAAGCTGCGAAGGGGCTGGATCACGAAGCGGTCAAGGCCGATGTCCGCGCCCTGATGACGGACAGCCAGGACTGGTGGCCGGCTGACTGGGGCCACTACGGCGGGCTCATGATCCGTCTGGCATGGCACTCGGCGGGGTCCTACCGCATGCAGGACGGCCGTGGTGGTGCCGGCTCCGGCAACATCCGTTTCGCGCCGCTCAACTCCTGGCCGGACAACGCCAGCCTCGACAAGGCACGCCGCCTGCTCTGGCCGGTGAAGAAGAAATACGGCAACGCCCTGTCCTGGGCCGACCTGATCATCCTGGCCGGCAACATGGCCTACGAATCCATGGGTTTCAAAACCTTCGGCTTCGGTTTCGGCCGCGAGGACATCTGGGGTCCCGAGACCGACGTCTACTGGGGATCCGAGCAGGAATGGCTGGCGCCGTCCGAGAACCGCTATGACAATCTGGACGATGCCTCGACGCTGGAAAACCCGCTCGCAGCCGTTCACATGGGCCTGATCTACGTGAACCCGGAAGGGGTGAACGGCAACCCGGACCCGGTCAAGACCGGCGCGCATATCCGCGAAACCTTCAAGCGCATGGCCATGAACGACGAGGAAACGGCTGCGCTGACCTGCGGTGGTCACACCGTCGGCAAGGCGCATGGCCGCGGTGCCGTCGACAAGATCGGTGTCGAGCCGGAAGCGACCGGCGTCGAGGCGCAGGGTCTCGGCTGGTCCAACCCCGGCCAGGACGGCAAGGCGACCAATGCGTTCACCTCCGGTATCGAAGGCGCCTGGACGAAAGAACCGACCAAGTTCGACATGGGCTATTTCGATTACCTGTTCAACTATGAATGGGAACTGACGAAGTCGCCGGCAGGCGCATGGCAGTGGAAACCCGTCGACATGCCGGAAGGCGAGAAACCGGTCGACGCGACCGACCCGTCCATCCGTCACGACCCGATGATGACCGATGCCGACATGGCCATGAAAATGGACCCGGTCTACAACGAGATCTGCCGCAAGTTCATGGAAGACGAAGCCTACTTCCGTGACACTTTTGCCCGCGCCTGGTTCAAGCTGACCCACCGCGACATGGGTCCGCGCGCCAACTATCTCGGACCGGACGTCCCCGCTGAAGATCTGATCTGGCAGGACCCGGTCCCGGCGGGATCGACCTCCTACGACGTCGATGCGGTCAAGGCGAAGATTGCCGCAAGCGGTCTCTCCGCTGCCGACATGATCGCCACCGCCTGGGACAGCGCCCGCACGTTTCGCGGCTCCGACAAGCGCGGCGGTGCCAACGGCGCCCGCATCCGGCTTGCCCCGCAGAAGGACTGGGAAGGCAACGAACCGGCACGGCTCGCCAGGGTGCTCGCTGCCCTTGAGCCGATCGCGGCCGAGAGCGGCGCTTCGCTTGCCGACGTCATCGTTCTGGCCGGCAATGTCGGTGTAGAGCAGGCCATCAAGGCCGCCGGTTTCGACACCACCGTCCCGTTCAGCGCGGGCCGCGGCGACGCGACCGACGCGCAGACCGACGCGGAAAGCTTTGAGGTTCTGGAACCGCTTGCGGACGGCTTCCGCAATTGGGAAAAGAAAGACTACGCGGTCAGCCCTGAAGAAATGATGCTCGACCGGGCGCAGCTGCTCGGGTTGACCGGGCAGGAAATGACGGTTCTCGTCGGCGGCCTGCGCGTCATCGGTGCGAACCACGGCGGCTCCAAGCACGGTGTCTTCACCGGCCGCGAAGGCGCTTTGACGACGGATTTCTTCGTCAACCTGACCGACATGTCCAACAGCTGGCTGCCGGCGTCCGACGGAACCTACGAGATCCGGGACCGCCAGCTGAACACGCTGAAATGGACGGCGACCAGCGCGGACCTCGTCTTCGGCTCCAACTCGATCCTGCGCGCCTATGCAGAGGTCTACGCCCAGGACGACAACCAGGCCAAGTTCGTCAAGGACTTCGTTGCCGCCTGGACCAAGGTCATGAACGCGGACCGTTTCGATCTGGCGTAA